In the genome of Streptococcus oralis, one region contains:
- a CDS encoding GntR family transcriptional regulator codes for MAIPKYQYIKDELKNKIISGQFASGDKFYTEAELIAMYDVSSITVVRALNDLAKDGYIVRQQGKGTFVSRARKHKLVEFSDVEIFETKDDKVTVLSIERGNKLEYLDKLGLRGDQFYYKIERIRQSNDVTYIYHTSYIPEQYINANYPNLDYYSSIYTRFKLDYHIHMTDEHFEEINEITFPTPEHAASVLGIDTQFPTVFQTKTTKLEATGQVLAYSETYKRADYYKIKFISSNQGR; via the coding sequence ATGGCTATTCCAAAATACCAATATATTAAAGACGAACTCAAGAATAAAATCATCTCAGGTCAATTTGCGAGTGGAGACAAATTTTATACTGAAGCAGAATTGATCGCCATGTATGATGTGAGTTCTATTACCGTCGTACGCGCTTTGAACGACCTTGCCAAAGATGGCTATATTGTCCGTCAACAAGGGAAAGGGACATTCGTATCACGCGCTCGTAAGCACAAACTCGTTGAATTTTCAGATGTCGAAATTTTTGAAACAAAAGACGATAAGGTAACCGTTCTTTCTATCGAACGTGGAAACAAGCTTGAATATTTAGACAAACTCGGCCTACGTGGAGATCAATTCTACTATAAGATTGAACGTATTCGTCAAAGTAATGACGTAACTTATATCTACCACACTTCTTATATTCCTGAACAATATATCAATGCCAACTATCCAAACCTTGACTACTATAGTTCTATCTATACACGCTTCAAGTTGGACTACCACATCCACATGACTGATGAGCATTTTGAGGAAATCAATGAGATTACATTCCCAACCCCAGAGCACGCTGCTTCTGTATTAGGAATCGATACACAATTCCCAACAGTCTTCCAAACCAAGACAACCAAGCTAGAAGCTACTGGTCAAGTTCTGGCCTATAGCGAAACTTATAAGCGAGCAGATTACTACAAGATTAAATTTATCTCAAGTAATCAAGGCCGATAA
- a CDS encoding glycoside hydrolase family 35 protein, translated as MTRFKIEDDFYLDGEPFKILSGAIHYFRIPAEDWYHSLYNLKALGFNTVETYVAWNLHEPVEGEFNFEGALDLEKFLQIAQDLGLYAIVRPSPFICAEWEFGGLPAWLLTKGMRIRSSDPAYIEAVARYYDQLLPRLVPRLLDNGGNILMMQVENEYGSYGEDKSYLRAIRKLMEDRGIDCPLFTSDGPWRATLKAGTLIEDDLFVTGNFGSKAPYNFSQMQEFFDEYGKKWPLMCMEFWDGWFNRWKEPIITRDPKELAEAVREVLEQGSINLYMFHGGTNFGFMNGCSARGTLDLPQVTSYDYDALLDEEGNPTAKYLAVKKMMATHFPEYPQLEPLYKESMEIGSIPLVEKVSLFETLDSLASPTESLYPKAMEELGQSYGYLLYRTEASWDAEEERLRIIDGRDRAQLYVDGQWIATQYQTEIGEDIYCQGNREGFSEIDILIENMGRVNYGHKFLADTQRKGIRTGVCKDLHFLLNWKQYPLPLDNPEKIDFSKGWTEGQPAFYAFDFTVEEPKDTYLDLSEFGKGVAFVNGRHLGRFWNVGPTLSLYIPHSYLKEGANRIIIFETEGEYKEEIHLTRKPTLKHIKGENL; from the coding sequence ATGACAAGATTTAAAATTGAGGACGATTTCTACTTAGACGGCGAACCGTTCAAGATTTTGTCCGGCGCCATTCATTATTTTAGGATTCCAGCAGAGGATTGGTATCATTCCCTCTACAACTTAAAGGCGCTTGGCTTTAATACGGTCGAGACTTATGTAGCATGGAATTTACACGAACCTGTTGAAGGGGAGTTTAATTTTGAAGGTGCTCTAGATTTGGAGAAATTTCTCCAAATAGCACAGGATCTGGGACTTTATGCCATTGTACGTCCGTCTCCATTTATCTGTGCTGAGTGGGAGTTCGGTGGTTTGCCAGCTTGGCTCCTGACCAAGGGCATGCGAATCCGCTCGTCCGACCCAGCCTACATCGAGGCTGTTGCTCGCTATTATGACCAACTGTTGCCAAGGCTTGTGCCTCGTCTGTTGGATAATGGCGGGAACATTCTTATGATGCAAGTCGAAAATGAATATGGCTCTTATGGAGAAGATAAGTCTTATCTACGAGCAATTCGGAAATTGATGGAAGACCGAGGAATTGATTGCCCGCTCTTTACTTCAGATGGCCCATGGAGGGCTACTCTGAAAGCCGGAACCTTGATCGAAGACGACCTCTTTGTGACAGGGAACTTCGGCTCTAAAGCTCCTTACAATTTTTCACAGATGCAGGAATTCTTTGATGAGTATGGTAAAAAATGGCCCCTCATGTGTATGGAGTTCTGGGATGGCTGGTTCAACCGTTGGAAAGAACCCATCATCACACGGGATCCTAAAGAATTGGCAGAAGCTGTTCGAGAGGTATTAGAGCAAGGCTCCATCAACCTTTATATGTTCCATGGCGGAACAAACTTTGGTTTCATGAATGGTTGCTCGGCTCGAGGAACTCTAGATTTGCCACAAGTTACATCTTACGATTATGATGCCCTTCTCGATGAAGAAGGAAATCCAACTGCTAAATACCTAGCAGTCAAGAAGATGATGGCAACACACTTCCCAGAGTATCCACAGTTGGAACCACTCTATAAGGAAAGCATGGAGATAGGGTCCATTCCATTGGTCGAAAAAGTTTCCTTGTTTGAAACTCTGGATAGCCTGGCCAGTCCAACTGAAAGCCTCTATCCAAAAGCGATGGAAGAACTTGGTCAAAGTTATGGCTACCTTCTTTATCGTACCGAAGCAAGTTGGGATGCCGAAGAGGAACGTCTCCGTATCATCGATGGACGTGACCGAGCTCAACTCTATGTAGATGGTCAATGGATTGCCACTCAATACCAGACAGAAATTGGTGAAGATATCTACTGTCAAGGCAACCGAGAAGGCTTTTCAGAGATTGACATTTTGATTGAAAATATGGGGCGTGTCAACTACGGACATAAGTTCTTGGCAGATACGCAGCGTAAAGGAATTCGTACAGGTGTCTGCAAGGATCTACATTTCTTACTGAATTGGAAACAATATCCACTTCCACTGGATAATCCTGAGAAGATTGATTTTTCAAAAGGATGGACAGAAGGACAACCAGCCTTTTACGCTTTCGACTTTACGGTCGAAGAGCCGAAGGATACCTACTTAGACTTGTCTGAGTTTGGTAAGGGGGTTGCCTTTGTCAACGGGCGCCACCTAGGGCGTTTCTGGAACGTCGGCCCGACCCTCTCACTTTATATCCCTCATAGCTATCTCAAGGAAGGTGCTAACCGCATCATCATCTTTGAAACTGAGGGCGAATATAAAGAAGAGATTCATTTAACTCGTAAACCTACACTAAAACATATAAAGGGGGAAAACTTATGA
- a CDS encoding PTS sugar transporter subunit IIB, producing the protein MTIVGCRIDGRLIHGQVANLWAGKLNVSRIMVVDDEVVNNDIEKSGLKLATPPGVKLSILPVEKAAANILAGKYDSQRLFIVARKPDRFLGLVEAGVPLETLNVGNMSQTPETRSITRSINVVDKDVEDFHKLAEKGVKLTAQMVPNDPVSDFLSLLK; encoded by the coding sequence ATGACAATTGTAGGATGCCGTATCGATGGACGTTTGATCCACGGTCAAGTAGCCAATCTTTGGGCTGGAAAACTAAATGTTTCACGCATTATGGTTGTAGACGACGAAGTTGTTAACAACGATATTGAAAAGAGTGGCTTGAAACTTGCGACACCACCAGGTGTGAAACTTAGTATCTTGCCGGTTGAAAAAGCGGCAGCGAATATCCTTGCTGGTAAATACGATAGCCAACGTCTTTTTATCGTTGCACGTAAACCAGACCGTTTCCTTGGTTTGGTCGAAGCAGGTGTTCCGCTTGAAACACTCAACGTCGGCAATATGTCTCAAACACCAGAAACTCGCTCTATCACACGTTCTATCAACGTGGTAGATAAGGATGTGGAAGATTTCCACAAACTAGCAGAAAAAGGTGTGAAACTCACTGCTCAAATGGTTCCAAATGATCCAGTTTCAGACTTTTTGAGCTTATTAAAATAG
- a CDS encoding PTS mannose/fructose/sorbose/N-acetylgalactosamine transporter subunit IIC, giving the protein MIQWWQILLLTLYSAYQICDELTIVSSAGSPVFAGFITGLIMGDVTTGLFIGGSLQLFVLGVGTFGGASRIDATSGAVLATAFSISQGIDTDLAITTIAVPVAALLTYFDVLGRMTTTFFAHRIDAAIERFDYKGIERNYLLGALPWALSRALPVFFALAFGGAFVQSVVDLVKEYQWVADGLTLAGRMLPGLGFAILLRYLPVKRNLHYLAMGFGLTAMLTVLYSYVTGLGGAVAGILGTLPKDVAEKIAFVNNFKGLSMIGISIVGIFLAVVHFKNSQKVAVAAPSTPSESGEIEDDEF; this is encoded by the coding sequence ATGATACAATGGTGGCAAATTTTACTTCTCACTTTGTACTCAGCTTATCAAATCTGTGATGAGTTGACAATCGTTTCATCTGCAGGTTCCCCTGTATTCGCTGGTTTCATTACTGGTTTGATCATGGGAGATGTGACAACTGGTTTGTTTATCGGTGGTAGCTTGCAGTTGTTCGTTCTCGGGGTTGGTACCTTCGGTGGTGCTTCTCGTATTGACGCAACTTCTGGTGCGGTTCTTGCAACAGCATTCTCTATCTCTCAAGGTATTGATACAGACCTTGCGATTACAACAATCGCTGTACCAGTAGCGGCACTTTTGACATACTTCGACGTTCTTGGACGTATGACAACTACTTTCTTTGCACACCGTATTGATGCTGCGATCGAACGCTTTGACTACAAAGGTATCGAACGCAATTACCTACTTGGTGCGCTTCCATGGGCTCTTTCTCGTGCCCTTCCAGTATTCTTCGCTCTTGCTTTTGGTGGTGCTTTCGTACAATCAGTAGTAGACCTTGTTAAAGAATACCAATGGGTTGCAGACGGTTTGACACTTGCAGGTCGTATGCTTCCAGGTCTTGGATTTGCAATCTTGCTTCGTTACCTTCCAGTTAAACGTAACCTTCACTACCTTGCAATGGGATTCGGTTTGACAGCTATGTTGACTGTTCTTTACTCATATGTAACAGGTCTTGGTGGAGCTGTTGCGGGTATCCTTGGTACTCTACCTAAAGATGTTGCTGAAAAAATTGCTTTTGTGAATAACTTCAAAGGTTTGTCTATGATTGGTATTTCTATCGTAGGTATCTTCCTTGCAGTTGTTCACTTTAAGAACAGCCAAAAAGTAGCTGTAGCAGCACCTTCTACACCATCAGAAAGTGGGGAAATCGAAGATGACGAATTCTAA
- a CDS encoding PTS system mannose/fructose/sorbose family transporter subunit IID has translation MTNSNYKLTKEDFNQINKRSLFTFQLGWNYERMQASGYLYMILPQLRKMYGDGTPELKEMMKVHTQFFNTSPFFHTIIAGFDLAMEEKDGVGSKDAVNGIKTGLMGPFAPLGDTIFGSLVPAIMGSIAATMAIAGQPWGIFLWIAVAVAYDIFRWKQLEFAYKEGVNLINNMQSTLTALIDAASVLGVFMMGALVATMINFDISYKLPIGEKMIDFQDILNSIFPRLLPAIFTAFIFWLLGKKGMNSTKAIGIIIVLAVGLSFIGKFLLGMGA, from the coding sequence ATGACGAATTCTAATTACAAACTTACAAAAGAAGATTTTAATCAAATCAACAAACGTAGCTTGTTTACTTTCCAATTAGGTTGGAACTATGAACGTATGCAAGCTTCTGGTTACCTTTACATGATCTTGCCTCAATTGCGTAAAATGTATGGGGATGGAACTCCTGAATTGAAAGAAATGATGAAAGTTCATACTCAATTCTTCAATACTTCACCATTCTTCCACACAATTATCGCTGGTTTTGACCTTGCCATGGAAGAAAAAGATGGTGTGGGTTCAAAAGATGCCGTTAACGGTATCAAGACAGGTTTGATGGGACCATTCGCTCCTCTTGGAGATACAATCTTTGGTTCACTTGTGCCTGCTATCATGGGATCTATCGCAGCAACTATGGCTATCGCTGGCCAACCATGGGGTATCTTCCTTTGGATCGCAGTTGCAGTTGCTTATGACATCTTCCGTTGGAAACAATTGGAATTTGCCTACAAAGAAGGGGTTAACCTTATCAACAACATGCAAAGTACCTTGACAGCTTTGATTGACGCTGCATCTGTACTTGGTGTCTTCATGATGGGTGCTCTTGTAGCAACAATGATCAACTTTGACATTTCTTACAAATTGCCAATCGGTGAAAAGATGATTGACTTCCAAGATATCTTGAACTCAATCTTCCCACGCTTGCTTCCAGCAATCTTTACTGCCTTTATCTTCTGGTTGCTTGGTAAGAAAGGTATGAACTCTACTAAAGCGATCGGTATCATTATCGTTCTTGCAGTAGGTCTTTCATTCATCGGTAAATTCTTGCTTGGAATGGGCGCATAA
- a CDS encoding PTS sugar transporter subunit IIA gives MSKSLILVSHGRFCEELKGSTEMIMGPQDNIHAVALLPEDGPEEFTAKFEAAIEGFDDFLVFADLLGGTPCNVVSRLIMEGRDIELYAGMNLPMVIEFINASLTGADADYKSRAAESIVKVNDLLAGFDDDEDE, from the coding sequence ATGAGTAAATCATTAATTTTGGTAAGTCATGGTCGTTTCTGTGAAGAACTTAAAGGTAGCACAGAAATGATCATGGGTCCACAGGACAACATTCATGCAGTGGCTCTTCTTCCAGAAGATGGTCCAGAAGAATTTACTGCAAAATTTGAAGCTGCTATCGAAGGATTTGATGATTTCCTAGTCTTTGCGGACCTTCTCGGCGGAACACCTTGTAACGTGGTAAGCCGTTTGATTATGGAAGGTCGCGACATTGAACTCTACGCAGGGATGAATCTTCCAATGGTGATTGAATTTATCAATGCAAGCCTTACAGGTGCAGATGCGGATTATAAGAGCCGTGCTGCAGAAAGCATTGTAAAAGTCAATGATCTGTTAGCGGGCTTCGATGATGACGAAGATGAATAA
- a CDS encoding SIS domain-containing protein, with amino-acid sequence MLNYTKEELLKLGAEITTREIYQQPDVWEEAFEAYQAKREEITAFLQGIADKHDYIKVILTGAGTSAYVGDTLVPYFKEVYDERKWNFNAIATTDIVANPETYLKKDVATVLVSFARSGNSPESVATVDLAKALVDELYQVTITCAADGKLALQAHGDDRNLLLLQPAASNDAGFAMTSSFTSMMLTALLVFDPTEFAVKAERFEVVASLARKVLDNAADVKELVDLDFNRVIYLGAGPFFGLAHEAQLKILELTAGQVATMYESPVGFRHGPKSLINEDTVVLVFGTTTDYTRKYDLDLVREVAGDRIARRVVLLSDQAFGLENVKEVALGCGGVLNDIYRVFPYIVYAQLFALLTSLKVKNKPDTPSPTGTVNRVVQGVIIHDYQK; translated from the coding sequence ATGCTAAATTACACAAAAGAAGAATTACTTAAACTGGGTGCAGAAATCACGACTCGTGAGATCTACCAACAGCCTGATGTATGGGAAGAGGCTTTTGAAGCCTATCAAGCGAAACGGGAAGAAATTACAGCCTTTCTTCAAGGGATCGCTGATAAACATGACTATATCAAGGTCATCTTGACGGGTGCTGGTACTTCTGCTTATGTGGGAGATACCTTGGTACCATACTTTAAGGAAGTCTATGACGAACGCAAATGGAATTTCAATGCCATTGCGACAACTGATATTGTTGCCAATCCAGAAACTTATTTGAAAAAAGACGTGGCGACTGTCCTTGTATCTTTTGCTCGTAGTGGAAACTCGCCTGAAAGTGTAGCGACTGTTGATTTGGCTAAAGCCTTGGTGGATGAGCTCTATCAAGTGACGATTACTTGTGCAGCAGATGGGAAATTGGCTCTTCAAGCTCATGGTGACGACCGCAATCTCTTGCTTTTGCAACCTGCTGCTTCAAATGACGCTGGATTTGCCATGACTTCTAGCTTTACGTCTATGATGTTAACAGCTCTCTTGGTCTTTGATCCTACAGAATTTGCTGTTAAAGCTGAACGTTTTGAAGTTGTGGCAAGCCTTGCGCGTAAAGTTCTAGACAATGCAGCAGATGTCAAAGAGCTTGTTGACCTCGACTTTAACCGTGTCATCTACCTTGGTGCTGGTCCTTTCTTCGGTCTTGCTCATGAAGCTCAGCTCAAGATTTTGGAATTAACAGCTGGTCAAGTGGCGACCATGTATGAAAGCCCAGTTGGCTTCCGTCACGGTCCAAAATCATTGATCAACGAAGATACAGTTGTTTTGGTATTTGGTACAACGACAGACTACACTCGCAAGTACGACTTGGACTTGGTTCGTGAAGTGGCTGGTGACCGTATTGCTCGTCGTGTTGTGCTTTTGAGTGATCAAGCCTTTGGTCTTGAAAATGTCAAAGAAGTAGCCCTTGGCTGTGGTGGTGTCTTGAACGATATTTACCGTGTCTTCCCATACATCGTATATGCTCAACTCTTTGCCCTATTGACTTCGCTGAAAGTTAAAAACAAACCAGATACACCGTCTCCTACAGGTACCGTAAACCGTGTGGTACAAGGTGTGATCATTCATGACTATCAAAAATAA
- the lacD gene encoding tagatose-bisphosphate aldolase gives MSKLQLSPNKVACLQKLSDENGIISALAFDQRGALKRLMAQYQTEEPTVAQMEELKVLVADELTKYASSMLLDPEYGLPATKALDANAGLLLAYEKTGYDTTSTKRLPDCLDVWSAKRIKEQGADAVKFLLYYDVDSSDELNQQKQAYIERIGSECVAEDIPFFLEILAYDEKIADAGSAEYAKVKPHKVIGAMKVFSDPRFNIDVLKVEVPVNVKYVEGFGDGEIVHTREEAAAFFKAQDEATNLPYIYLSAGVSAKLFQETLVFAHESGANFNGVLCGRATWAGSVEAYIKDGEAAAREWLRTTGFENIDELNKVLQTTATSWTERVEA, from the coding sequence ATGAGTAAATTACAATTAAGTCCGAATAAAGTTGCCTGCCTGCAAAAACTTTCAGATGAAAATGGAATCATCTCAGCTCTTGCCTTTGACCAACGTGGTGCTTTGAAACGCCTCATGGCTCAATACCAAACAGAAGAGCCAACAGTAGCTCAAATGGAAGAACTCAAAGTCTTGGTTGCAGATGAATTGACCAAATACGCATCATCTATGCTTCTCGACCCTGAGTATGGTCTTCCAGCTACAAAAGCGCTTGATGCCAATGCTGGTCTTCTCCTTGCTTATGAGAAAACTGGTTACGACACAACGAGCACTAAACGCTTGCCAGACTGCTTGGATGTTTGGTCTGCCAAACGCATCAAGGAACAAGGTGCAGATGCGGTTAAGTTCTTGCTTTACTATGACGTAGACAGTTCTGACGAACTCAACCAACAAAAACAAGCCTACATCGAACGCATTGGTTCTGAATGTGTGGCGGAAGACATTCCATTCTTCCTTGAAATCTTGGCTTACGATGAAAAGATTGCGGATGCAGGATCTGCAGAATACGCAAAAGTGAAACCACATAAGGTTATCGGTGCTATGAAGGTCTTCTCAGACCCACGCTTCAACATCGATGTCTTGAAAGTGGAAGTTCCAGTCAACGTCAAATACGTTGAAGGCTTTGGCGATGGTGAAATCGTTCATACTCGTGAGGAAGCTGCAGCCTTCTTCAAAGCGCAAGATGAAGCAACTAACTTGCCATACATCTATTTGAGTGCGGGAGTGTCAGCGAAACTCTTCCAAGAAACACTTGTCTTTGCCCACGAATCAGGCGCAAACTTCAACGGCGTTCTTTGTGGCCGTGCTACATGGGCTGGATCAGTTGAAGCCTACATCAAAGACGGTGAAGCAGCAGCTCGTGAATGGCTACGCACAACTGGATTTGAGAACATTGACGAACTCAACAAAGTTCTTCAAACAACAGCGACTTCATGGACTGAACGTGTAGAAGCATAA
- a CDS encoding aldose epimerase family protein — MKAYTERVFGNHEGKDVLTYRFETDGGYQLEVMTYGATILRYVTPDKAGNFANVILGFDDFDSYVGNSPKHGASVGPVAGRIAGATFELNGQTYNLEVNNASNCNHSGSTGWDSSLFELVEVSAHGLTLYTERTDGTGGFPGNLKIWISYHLEETGAYEVSYKVTTDQDTLVNPTNHSYFNLSGDFTQTIDRHVFQLNTEGIYPIAPDGVPAKTPDATRDVVKHIYNGALLKDIFEEEDEQIQLVSGLDHPFALPAGHDNAGFLYDQNSGRFLLFKTEAPCFVVYTANFVDESVIIGGQPMVQHNGIALEAQALPDAIHSDLKDQVILKAGQTFTSKTRYELVVK; from the coding sequence ATGAAAGCATACACAGAGCGTGTATTTGGAAATCATGAGGGCAAGGATGTCTTGACCTATCGCTTTGAGACTGATGGTGGTTACCAGCTTGAAGTTATGACTTATGGTGCGACCATCTTGCGCTATGTCACGCCTGACAAGGCTGGGAATTTTGCCAATGTGATTTTGGGCTTTGATGATTTTGATAGCTATGTAGGCAATAGTCCCAAGCATGGAGCAAGTGTAGGTCCTGTAGCGGGCCGTATTGCAGGTGCGACATTTGAGCTTAATGGCCAGACCTATAATCTTGAAGTCAACAATGCCAGCAACTGTAACCACAGTGGTTCAACAGGTTGGGATTCAAGCTTGTTTGAATTGGTAGAGGTGAGCGCCCATGGCTTGACCCTCTACACAGAGCGTACAGATGGGACAGGAGGATTCCCTGGTAATCTCAAGATATGGATCAGCTATCATTTGGAAGAAACTGGTGCTTACGAAGTCAGCTATAAGGTGACGACAGATCAGGATACGCTTGTCAATCCCACTAATCACAGCTACTTCAACTTGTCTGGTGATTTCACGCAGACAATTGACCGCCATGTCTTCCAACTAAATACGGAGGGCATTTACCCAATCGCTCCAGACGGAGTTCCGGCTAAGACTCCAGATGCTACTCGTGATGTAGTGAAACATATCTACAATGGAGCTTTGTTGAAGGACATCTTTGAAGAGGAAGATGAGCAAATCCAGTTGGTATCTGGTTTGGATCACCCATTTGCCCTTCCTGCCGGTCATGACAATGCTGGTTTCCTTTATGACCAAAACTCAGGTCGTTTCCTGCTGTTCAAGACAGAGGCCCCTTGCTTTGTGGTCTACACAGCAAACTTTGTGGATGAGAGTGTCATCATCGGAGGCCAGCCAATGGTGCAACACAATGGGATTGCCCTTGAAGCGCAAGCTTTACCAGATGCCATTCACAGTGACCTCAAAGACCAAGTCATTCTCAAAGCAGGTCAAACCTTTACCAGCAAAACTCGCTACGAGCTTGTTGTAAAATAA
- a CDS encoding SMI1/KNR4 family protein, translated as MSLEKIYDYFHHYDSKTYQVVACMGNEPSEEEIQDFEKLYQISLPEDFREFTMSPLGGLYMEVREELWPRAKAFDVAPFWTFCRGIKVYGIANEIPDFLDIRLKTKELHELGFVNYIPFLSIIGDGDVIFCFDKNNHIVALDWYSSGEAEELDSDFSDLLLKQIQELEERKNRMLERIEKQKKEK; from the coding sequence ATGTCACTAGAAAAAATCTATGATTATTTTCATCATTATGATTCTAAAACCTACCAAGTTGTAGCCTGCATGGGAAACGAACCCTCCGAAGAGGAGATACAAGATTTTGAAAAACTGTATCAAATCAGTCTTCCAGAAGACTTTAGAGAGTTTACCATGTCACCCCTAGGCGGACTATATATGGAAGTCAGGGAGGAACTGTGGCCTAGAGCTAAAGCATTTGATGTGGCACCATTTTGGACATTTTGCCGTGGTATTAAGGTTTACGGCATTGCAAATGAGATACCTGATTTTCTAGATATTCGACTGAAGACCAAAGAATTACATGAACTAGGCTTTGTAAATTATATCCCTTTTCTGTCTATCATCGGTGATGGAGATGTGATTTTCTGCTTTGATAAAAATAATCACATTGTCGCCTTAGATTGGTATAGTAGTGGAGAGGCTGAAGAACTCGATAGTGACTTTTCAGATCTTTTGCTCAAGCAAATCCAAGAACTGGAGGAGCGTAAAAACAGAATGTTAGAGAGAATCGAGAAACAGAAAAAAGAAAAATAA
- a CDS encoding DUF4241 domain-containing protein, which yields MRKIQVSKEWLQKYQEIKHLLTSSINYADCFDRKEIQGAEIFVLDMGEVTFPSGEILVRDPLVWLRREEKPYLQSVPKGTYRLKTLVAKIEEDHYRYVATRIQFTDQVPVIYYEALTGDEDIDAVEKDSYFGFAVDAGLATIVDVETKNAYCDFEDNWYKENPDKNIYDDFFAAVFAQHAIDNPLYQREGGDWINFKIPNTDLSIPMIQSGFGDGVYPVYFGYDKDNQLCDLVVEYIYLE from the coding sequence ATGAGAAAAATACAAGTTTCAAAAGAATGGTTGCAGAAATACCAAGAAATAAAACATCTACTCACTTCGTCTATCAATTATGCAGACTGTTTTGATAGGAAAGAAATACAGGGTGCAGAAATTTTTGTTTTGGATATGGGGGAAGTGACTTTCCCTAGCGGAGAAATTCTGGTTCGCGATCCTTTGGTCTGGCTCCGTAGAGAGGAAAAGCCTTACTTACAATCTGTTCCCAAAGGAACATATAGACTAAAAACTTTAGTAGCCAAGATAGAAGAAGACCATTACAGGTATGTAGCAACGAGAATCCAATTTACAGATCAAGTACCAGTCATCTACTATGAAGCACTGACTGGTGATGAAGATATAGACGCTGTTGAAAAAGACTCTTATTTTGGATTTGCAGTTGATGCAGGTCTGGCAACGATAGTAGATGTTGAAACCAAGAATGCCTACTGCGATTTTGAAGATAATTGGTATAAAGAAAATCCTGACAAAAATATCTACGATGATTTCTTTGCAGCAGTTTTTGCTCAACATGCCATAGACAATCCCCTTTATCAACGTGAGGGTGGGGATTGGATTAATTTTAAAATCCCCAACACTGACCTAAGCATTCCGATGATCCAATCAGGTTTTGGAGACGGAGTCTATCCCGTCTACTTTGGCTATGATAAGGATAATCAGCTTTGTGATTTAGTTGTCGAATATATTTACCTAGAATAG
- a CDS encoding SMI1/KNR4 family protein: MQISDEIKKIEEYICENFEEWDLDDPVEEEYLDDYQEISGASEEEIAAFEEKFGITLPDDVKELYSYKNGSKYLSILPCLIDERDMAFCLMSLQAIKNTKHYFQNRDALLTEFPEHFTSQDIEKMRDERIKPYLFNKKWIPFAEYCDSCFLMLDFDPDKEGKEGQILCYIHDPDEVVYVAENLKDLIFSIIREIKA; the protein is encoded by the coding sequence ATGCAGATAAGTGATGAGATAAAAAAGATAGAAGAGTACATTTGCGAAAACTTTGAAGAATGGGATTTGGATGATCCTGTCGAGGAAGAATATCTGGACGATTATCAGGAGATATCCGGCGCTTCTGAGGAAGAAATAGCAGCATTTGAAGAGAAATTTGGGATAACTCTGCCTGATGATGTAAAAGAGCTTTACAGCTATAAAAACGGGAGTAAGTATCTCAGTATTCTGCCTTGCCTTATAGATGAAAGAGACATGGCCTTTTGCTTGATGAGCCTGCAGGCTATCAAAAACACTAAACACTATTTTCAAAACAGAGACGCCCTCTTAACTGAATTTCCTGAGCATTTTACAAGCCAAGACATTGAAAAAATGCGGGACGAGAGGATAAAACCCTATCTTTTTAATAAAAAATGGATTCCTTTTGCCGAGTATTGTGACAGTTGTTTCCTGATGCTGGATTTTGATCCTGACAAAGAAGGAAAAGAAGGTCAGATTCTTTGCTATATTCATGATCCTGATGAAGTTGTGTATGTGGCAGAAAATCTTAAAGACCTAATCTTTTCGATAATTAGGGAAATAAAAGCATAA